Proteins encoded within one genomic window of Solibaculum mannosilyticum:
- a CDS encoding GH92 family glycosyl hydrolase, translated as MSSLTKRVLGVALATCMITSSIAASGVVVSAQDKGQTDQFFSSFEEDEDLFGSVKENTVDVAEDGSLRYKNVEQAPGSQSVVGEYIGYFDEVTARYDGNGSGEGLAKLTDRDTSTKYLTSVFGSAKPTVEDPLWINFKMTEPVVVRNYAITSANDIPGRDPVDWKFYGSETGEDGSWVELDVQTNASFANRFQTNVYAIENETAYGYYRLEISKNGGENLTQMAEFAVGSGIGEGGSTEVVGMTAKLGGGPGSTVSGHSSTSGWTGDKTYVAGGIHMGTGEAYSNNVIYDNLSIEVKPDTQLSYMIFPQYQGGDEDYDYEYTSMYAAIDLHFTDGTYLSELNAIDQNGNVVEAKAQGESKTLTTRQWNHIYSNIGDVAEGKVIDKILVSYNKPSNSNKIEDAETGEEIDGSWFQTFFDDISIKEVEPVEYEHLSDYVNILRGTSSYEWGVSRGLTVPMVNTPHAFNFWVPANNSGSPRHYDYQLTKDRTFKHITISHEASFWIGDRGTYQFMVNTSVDNPTKDNVQASARGSAYTHENEEAKAHYYSVTFNEGTPASGSKLELTPTDHAAMMRFTFDDTAAHRNVILDSTMGEASVEFSEDGKSFKAISHHDVGNNGASKIFVYGEFDVAGTPTVTDASHGQALIAFPDGTKEVNLKVATSYISHDQAKHNLELEISEDDTFDTVEARAQQTWDDQLGIVEIEDATYEQMVSFYSGMYRLFSFPNTLSENVNTNEDPKWQYRSPYGSDNNNKPIKDGILYYNNGFWDTYRTTWAAYALFTPTKDAELLNGLSQHYIDQGWIPRWIAPGGSPSMVGTSSDVIFGDALMRGIDFDVDSAYLASVRNASCVTNNLTNGGRAEVQNSPYYGYTGNNYGSGMSWSIESYINDYGIANMAKIQRDQIADTESAEYKHFNDEYVYYMNRAQNYVKLFNPNIGGWFRGKSYDGKWTTSDEDFDPFEWSSDYTETNGWNMAFSVTQDGQGLANLYGGRDKLAEKLDEYFTTSTEYHLSSGSGVIHEQREARDNKLGQYGGNNQPSHHIPYMYNYAGQPYKTQEVVRDIVSRLYVGNTIGQGYPGDEDNGEMSAWYLFSALGIYPVNMGSGEFAIGSPLFKKATIHLENGNDVIINAPENSKENLYVQSLKVEGEDYDKTFITHSDLINGDKDGDGNITLDFEMGSEPSAWGTSEESLPTSITTDDEVAEPMDDFTSANVKFVDSADELTGNNAGVYASNLTKESARLFNNTSDGGSPEFSQNNTSIVYYFGKNNGKKVELYTLTNVSSSTAPTAWTLSASNDGETWVELDSRSNESYRWDRTVRPFAIDNDEKYEYYKLDVTGGDKLEISEMELLGYISESTDKDSLGAAIEYAKGYDVTGYAQPCIDALNSVIAEAEALYAQEDLTVSQILDMIDKINAAIANLQPMRNGLEKIEAESFDDMKGTIIVEGSGDLINIGSCYPDSYIGYQYVDFTGTNGTDSITIRHSGPNGDVDDTARVEVRLDSPDGELMGTIYVPPTGSWSNYQEVTGKLDKTITGTHTIYFVLKAESKFVGNFDYFLFHEKESLDDKPVIDLKLDRDPAIYEINENFTMTFKTADSISDILLQNEGGKWISKTAIKSVNNGDGTKSWTVKASLGTPGEDRTLRIFLKDDRGMIENSGVDAVLMVAVFAVSPVLEAKVDRDPAAYKINEDITFTITTSKDVEQLKLTNERGKTIGLKSSAYDDSGDNRVWTLVASVGTIGERTFGISAKQDGYWQDSEKSVNVTIEATAEALLYEAIFQADEVAVNEPVQVRAVTSLGVTKLGVRNENGRAVSFTVDSCVDEGDERIWTISLSFGTAGDRLFDFVAADESGKWLGYSVQDSILVTK; from the coding sequence ATGAGTTCGCTGACAAAACGAGTTTTAGGGGTCGCGTTGGCTACCTGTATGATTACAAGCAGCATAGCGGCTTCCGGAGTGGTTGTCTCCGCTCAGGACAAAGGTCAAACCGATCAGTTTTTCTCGTCGTTTGAGGAGGATGAGGATCTATTTGGATCGGTCAAAGAAAACACCGTCGATGTAGCAGAGGACGGTTCGCTGCGCTATAAGAATGTAGAGCAGGCGCCCGGTTCCCAATCGGTCGTAGGCGAGTATATCGGCTACTTTGACGAGGTAACCGCCCGCTATGACGGAAATGGCAGCGGTGAAGGTCTGGCTAAGTTGACCGACCGGGATACTTCCACCAAATATTTGACCAGCGTTTTTGGTTCCGCGAAGCCGACAGTGGAGGATCCCCTGTGGATTAACTTTAAAATGACCGAACCTGTTGTGGTGCGCAACTACGCCATCACCTCGGCCAACGACATCCCAGGCCGCGATCCCGTGGATTGGAAGTTTTACGGTTCCGAGACCGGTGAGGACGGCAGTTGGGTGGAGCTGGATGTTCAAACCAATGCCTCCTTTGCCAACCGTTTCCAGACCAATGTCTATGCCATTGAAAATGAAACAGCCTATGGATATTACCGTTTGGAGATCAGCAAAAACGGCGGTGAAAATCTTACCCAGATGGCGGAATTTGCCGTAGGCTCCGGTATCGGCGAAGGAGGCTCCACCGAAGTGGTGGGTATGACCGCCAAATTAGGCGGCGGTCCCGGCTCCACAGTGAGCGGACACAGCTCCACCAGCGGATGGACCGGAGATAAGACCTATGTGGCAGGCGGTATCCATATGGGTACCGGAGAAGCTTACAGCAACAATGTCATCTATGACAATTTAAGCATCGAGGTAAAACCCGATACGCAGCTTTCCTACATGATCTTCCCCCAGTACCAGGGCGGGGATGAGGACTATGATTACGAATATACCAGTATGTACGCCGCCATCGACCTGCATTTTACCGATGGCACCTATCTGAGTGAGCTGAATGCCATCGACCAAAACGGCAACGTAGTAGAGGCCAAAGCGCAAGGTGAGTCCAAAACCTTAACCACGCGCCAGTGGAACCACATTTATTCCAACATCGGCGACGTAGCAGAGGGAAAGGTCATCGACAAGATTTTAGTAAGCTATAACAAACCCTCCAACAGCAATAAGATAGAGGATGCCGAGACCGGCGAGGAGATCGACGGCAGCTGGTTCCAGACATTCTTTGACGACATCAGCATCAAAGAGGTGGAGCCGGTAGAATATGAGCACCTGTCGGACTACGTCAACATTCTCCGCGGCACCAGCAGTTATGAATGGGGCGTTTCCCGCGGACTTACCGTCCCCATGGTCAATACCCCCCACGCCTTTAACTTCTGGGTACCTGCCAACAATTCCGGCAGCCCACGTCACTATGACTACCAGCTAACCAAGGACCGCACTTTTAAGCATATCACCATCAGCCACGAGGCCAGCTTCTGGATCGGCGACCGTGGTACCTATCAGTTCATGGTCAACACCTCTGTGGACAATCCCACAAAGGACAACGTTCAGGCTTCAGCTCGCGGTTCGGCCTACACCCACGAGAACGAAGAGGCAAAGGCCCATTATTACAGCGTCACCTTTAATGAGGGGACACCGGCATCCGGTTCCAAACTGGAACTGACCCCCACCGATCACGCCGCCATGATGCGTTTCACCTTTGACGACACGGCAGCCCATCGCAACGTCATTCTGGACAGCACCATGGGCGAAGCCAGTGTAGAATTCTCTGAAGACGGCAAGAGCTTCAAGGCCATTTCCCACCACGATGTGGGCAACAACGGCGCCAGCAAGATCTTTGTCTATGGTGAATTCGACGTGGCCGGTACTCCCACCGTCACCGACGCCTCCCACGGACAGGCCCTGATTGCCTTCCCGGACGGCACCAAAGAAGTCAACCTGAAGGTTGCTACCTCTTACATCAGCCACGACCAGGCCAAGCACAATCTGGAGCTTGAGATTTCCGAGGACGATACTTTTGATACCGTCGAGGCACGCGCCCAGCAGACTTGGGACGATCAATTGGGGATCGTTGAAATCGAAGATGCCACTTATGAGCAGATGGTCTCCTTCTATTCGGGTATGTACCGCCTGTTCTCGTTCCCCAACACCTTGTCGGAGAATGTGAACACCAACGAAGATCCCAAGTGGCAGTATCGCAGCCCCTACGGCAGCGATAACAACAATAAGCCCATCAAGGACGGCATTCTTTACTACAACAACGGCTTCTGGGATACTTACCGTACCACCTGGGCCGCCTATGCCCTCTTCACTCCCACCAAGGATGCAGAGCTTCTCAACGGATTGTCCCAGCACTACATCGACCAGGGATGGATTCCCCGTTGGATCGCCCCCGGCGGAAGTCCCTCCATGGTCGGCACCAGTTCCGACGTCATTTTCGGCGACGCTTTGATGCGTGGCATCGACTTTGATGTGGACAGTGCATATCTGGCATCGGTGCGAAATGCCAGCTGCGTTACCAATAATCTGACCAACGGCGGCCGTGCCGAGGTTCAGAATTCCCCTTATTACGGCTATACCGGCAACAACTACGGATCTGGTATGTCCTGGAGCATCGAGAGTTACATCAACGACTACGGCATCGCCAACATGGCGAAAATCCAGCGGGACCAGATTGCCGATACCGAAAGCGCCGAGTATAAGCACTTCAATGATGAATACGTCTACTATATGAACCGCGCCCAGAACTATGTCAAGCTCTTTAACCCCAATATAGGCGGTTGGTTCCGCGGCAAGAGCTACGACGGCAAATGGACCACCAGCGATGAAGACTTTGATCCGTTTGAATGGAGCAGCGATTATACCGAGACCAACGGTTGGAATATGGCCTTCTCTGTGACCCAGGACGGCCAAGGCCTTGCCAATCTTTACGGCGGCCGGGATAAGCTGGCGGAGAAACTGGATGAGTATTTTACCACCAGTACAGAATATCATCTGTCCAGCGGCAGCGGCGTCATCCACGAGCAGCGTGAGGCACGGGACAACAAACTGGGCCAGTACGGCGGCAACAACCAACCTTCCCACCACATTCCCTATATGTATAATTACGCAGGCCAGCCCTATAAGACACAAGAAGTGGTGCGCGATATCGTAAGCCGTCTGTATGTGGGCAATACCATCGGCCAGGGCTATCCCGGCGATGAGGACAATGGTGAAATGTCGGCTTGGTATCTCTTCTCCGCTCTGGGAATTTACCCTGTCAACATGGGCAGTGGAGAATTTGCCATCGGTTCACCCTTGTTTAAAAAGGCCACCATCCATCTGGAGAACGGCAACGATGTGATCATCAATGCCCCGGAAAACAGCAAAGAAAATCTGTATGTCCAAAGCCTGAAGGTAGAAGGCGAAGATTACGATAAGACTTTCATCACCCACAGTGATCTCATCAACGGCGACAAAGACGGCGACGGCAATATCACCCTGGACTTCGAAATGGGCAGTGAACCCTCCGCCTGGGGCACTTCAGAAGAATCCCTGCCCACCTCCATCACCACCGATGACGAGGTAGCAGAACCCATGGATGATTTCACCTCCGCCAACGTCAAGTTTGTGGATTCGGCTGATGAACTGACCGGCAACAATGCCGGCGTTTATGCCTCCAACCTGACGAAAGAATCCGCCCGTCTCTTTAACAACACTTCCGACGGAGGTTCGCCTGAATTCTCGCAGAACAACACATCCATTGTCTACTACTTTGGCAAGAACAACGGCAAAAAAGTAGAACTGTACACCTTAACCAACGTCTCTTCCTCCACCGCCCCCACGGCATGGACTCTGTCCGCCTCCAACGACGGCGAGACCTGGGTGGAGCTTGACAGCCGTTCGAACGAGTCCTATCGCTGGGATCGCACCGTACGTCCCTTCGCCATCGACAACGATGAAAAGTACGAGTACTATAAATTGGACGTCACCGGCGGGGATAAACTGGAAATCTCAGAAATGGAACTTCTGGGTTACATCTCGGAATCCACCGATAAGGATAGCCTGGGTGCTGCCATTGAATACGCTAAGGGTTACGATGTTACCGGCTATGCCCAGCCCTGCATCGACGCTTTGAACAGCGTCATCGCCGAGGCCGAGGCATTGTACGCCCAGGAAGATCTGACCGTCAGCCAGATTCTCGACATGATCGACAAGATCAATGCCGCCATCGCCAACCTCCAGCCCATGCGGAACGGCCTTGAGAAGATCGAAGCCGAGTCCTTTGACGATATGAAGGGCACCATCATTGTGGAAGGCAGCGGTGACCTGATCAACATTGGTTCCTGTTATCCTGACAGCTACATCGGCTATCAGTATGTGGATTTCACCGGAACTAACGGCACCGATTCCATTACCATCCGCCATTCCGGACCTAACGGTGACGTAGACGACACCGCCCGTGTGGAAGTCCGTCTGGATTCCCCTGACGGAGAACTGATGGGTACCATCTATGTACCGCCCACAGGAAGCTGGAGCAATTATCAGGAGGTTACCGGTAAACTGGATAAGACCATCACCGGCACCCATACCATTTACTTTGTGCTCAAGGCGGAGAGCAAATTTGTCGGTAACTTTGACTACTTCCTTTTCCACGAGAAGGAATCCCTGGACGATAAACCGGTTATCGATCTGAAACTGGATCGTGATCCGGCGATCTACGAGATCAATGAAAACTTCACCATGACCTTTAAGACCGCCGATTCTATCAGTGATATCCTGCTTCAAAACGAAGGCGGCAAATGGATTTCCAAGACCGCTATCAAGTCGGTCAACAATGGCGACGGAACAAAGTCCTGGACTGTCAAGGCATCCCTGGGCACCCCTGGAGAAGACCGCACTCTGCGCATCTTCCTGAAGGATGACAGAGGTATGATTGAGAATTCCGGTGTGGATGCCGTTCTGATGGTGGCGGTATTTGCCGTGTCGCCCGTTCTGGAGGCCAAAGTGGACCGTGACCCGGCTGCTTATAAGATCAATGAAGACATCACCTTCACCATCACCACATCCAAGGATGTGGAGCAGCTTAAGCTCACCAATGAGCGCGGCAAGACCATTGGCCTGAAATCCAGCGCCTACGACGATTCCGGCGATAACCGTGTCTGGACTCTGGTAGCCAGCGTGGGAACCATCGGCGAACGCACCTTTGGCATCTCGGCTAAACAGGATGGTTATTGGCAGGATTCGGAGAAGTCGGTGAATGTGACCATCGAAGCGACGGCAGAAGCGCTGTTGTACGAAGCTATTTTCCAAGCCGATGAAGTGGCTGTCAATGAACCGGTTCAGGTACGGGCTGTCACTTCCTTGGGAGTGACCAAACTGGGCGTCCGAAACGAAAACGGCCGGGCCGTCAGCTTCACAGTGGACAGCTGTGTGGACGAGGGGGACGAGCGCATTTGGACCATCAGCTTGTCTTTTGGAACGGCAGGAGACCGCCTGTTCGATTTTGTGGCTGCCGATGAATCCGGAAAATGGCTGGGATACAGTGTTCAGGATTCCATCTTGGTAACCAAATAG
- the secD gene encoding protein translocase subunit SecD: MKRVGKPVFFIVAILIVALAVTSFCGIHYSYGDTDNVVIKGAGDIRWGIDIRGGVDVTFRPEEGYDAEDKDMDAAKSIIETRLVNQNITDYELYVDYNKDRIILRFPWKSDETDFDASKAIQELGETAYLSFREGTDTNENGEPTGELILDGQHVVNAEAAIDNSSGTAQYVVSLEFDDEGKEKFSEATGRLVGKSISIWMDNQLISAPTVNSQINDNKCQIQGNFDADSAKELASKIKAGALPFKLETDSYGTVNPTLGMKARDSMAIAGAIALALIVVFMVLYYRLPGAVASIALIGQAAGAIAAVSGYFSFFPSFTLTLPGIAGIILSIGMGVDCNVITNERIKEEIRAGKTIDGAIDAGNKNSFAAIFDGNLTNVIVAVILMGVFGPPESLFAKILSPILSFFGPAATGAVYSFGYTLLCGVILNFIFGLGASRLMLKSIARFKIFRKPWLYGGDAK; the protein is encoded by the coding sequence ATGAAGCGAGTTGGAAAACCGGTATTTTTCATTGTGGCCATCCTGATTGTCGCTTTAGCTGTGACGTCGTTCTGCGGCATCCACTATAGCTATGGCGACACGGACAATGTGGTCATTAAGGGAGCCGGGGATATCCGTTGGGGTATCGATATCCGAGGCGGCGTAGACGTCACCTTCCGTCCAGAGGAAGGCTATGACGCCGAGGACAAGGACATGGATGCAGCAAAATCCATCATTGAAACCCGTCTGGTAAACCAGAACATCACCGACTACGAGCTGTATGTCGACTACAACAAAGACCGTATCATCCTGCGATTCCCGTGGAAGTCGGATGAAACCGATTTTGATGCTTCTAAGGCAATTCAGGAATTGGGCGAGACGGCTTACTTAAGCTTCCGCGAGGGAACCGATACCAATGAGAACGGCGAACCTACAGGGGAGCTCATCTTGGACGGCCAGCATGTCGTCAATGCCGAGGCAGCTATCGACAATTCCAGTGGTACTGCTCAGTATGTCGTATCCTTGGAGTTTGACGACGAAGGCAAAGAGAAGTTTTCAGAAGCCACCGGCCGTCTGGTTGGCAAGAGCATTTCCATTTGGATGGACAACCAGCTGATCTCGGCCCCCACTGTAAACTCCCAGATTAACGACAACAAGTGCCAGATTCAGGGTAACTTTGACGCCGACAGCGCCAAAGAACTGGCCAGCAAAATCAAAGCCGGCGCTTTGCCCTTCAAGTTGGAAACCGATTCCTATGGCACTGTTAATCCCACTTTGGGCATGAAAGCCAGAGATTCCATGGCAATCGCCGGTGCAATCGCTTTGGCCCTCATCGTGGTATTCATGGTACTCTACTACCGTCTGCCGGGTGCAGTAGCGTCCATCGCTTTGATTGGTCAGGCCGCTGGCGCCATCGCCGCTGTATCGGGTTATTTCTCCTTCTTCCCAAGCTTTACGTTAACCTTGCCGGGTATTGCCGGTATCATCCTATCCATTGGTATGGGCGTCGACTGTAACGTCATCACCAATGAACGTATTAAGGAAGAGATCCGAGCCGGCAAAACCATCGACGGCGCCATCGACGCCGGTAATAAGAACAGCTTTGCAGCCATCTTTGACGGCAACTTAACAAACGTCATTGTGGCAGTTATCCTGATGGGCGTATTTGGCCCTCCGGAGAGTCTCTTTGCAAAAATTCTGAGTCCCATTCTTTCGTTCTTCGGTCCGGCCGCAACCGGCGCTGTGTACTCCTTCGGTTACACTTTACTGTGCGGCGTTATCTTGAACTTTATCTTTGGCCTCGGCGCATCCCGCCTGATGCTCAAGTCAATTGCCAGGTTTAAGATCTTTAGAAAGCCCTGGCTGTATGGAGGTGATGCGAAATGA
- the secF gene encoding protein translocase subunit SecF has product MKKKMNIDYVGKKKYFFILSLTLIVLGLIFNIIFGTQMDIQFKGGTMVSYTFQGDIDKDEAAKLVEDTIGQQVTVSITDDRATNSNKMSIDLPGDKELTPENQDKLSEAMSEKYADNQIEFLEANSVDPTMGSEFFAKCMVAVGLAAIFLILYIGIRFRKIGGISAGIMAIIALLHDITIVYFVFVVTRIPVDDNFIAVILTILGYSINSTIVIYDRIRENRRLMGPKAEIGEVVNRSINQSFTRSIFTSATTFVAIGTVAVVAIITGVTSIISFALPMMVGIVCGCYTSLCIAGPLWVTWRRHKLKKQEDVKVQKAEN; this is encoded by the coding sequence ATGAAAAAGAAAATGAACATCGATTATGTCGGCAAGAAAAAGTACTTTTTCATTTTGTCCTTGACCTTGATTGTTCTTGGCCTGATTTTTAACATCATCTTCGGAACCCAGATGGATATCCAATTTAAGGGCGGTACCATGGTCTCCTACACCTTCCAGGGTGATATCGACAAGGATGAGGCTGCAAAATTAGTGGAGGATACCATTGGCCAGCAGGTCACTGTGTCCATCACCGATGACCGTGCCACCAATTCCAACAAAATGTCGATTGACCTGCCCGGCGACAAGGAATTGACCCCTGAGAATCAGGATAAGCTTTCAGAAGCCATGAGCGAGAAATATGCAGATAACCAGATTGAATTCCTGGAAGCAAACTCGGTCGACCCGACGATGGGCAGTGAGTTCTTTGCCAAATGTATGGTAGCAGTCGGCTTAGCAGCTATTTTCCTGATCCTGTACATTGGCATCCGTTTCCGTAAGATCGGCGGTATCTCGGCCGGTATCATGGCCATTATCGCCCTGCTGCATGATATCACCATTGTTTACTTTGTGTTTGTAGTAACCCGCATTCCGGTGGATGATAACTTTATCGCAGTTATCCTGACCATTTTGGGTTACTCCATCAACAGTACCATCGTTATCTACGACCGTATTCGTGAGAACCGCCGTCTGATGGGCCCGAAGGCCGAGATCGGCGAAGTGGTCAACCGGAGTATCAACCAATCGTTTACTCGTTCCATCTTCACCAGTGCTACGACCTTTGTGGCCATTGGGACGGTGGCTGTAGTGGCGATCATTACAGGCGTCACTTCGATCATCAGTTTCGCCCTTCCCATGATGGTGGGTATTGTGTGCGGTTGTTACACATCCCTGTGCATCGCAGGACCGTTGTGGGTGACATGGCGCCGTCATAAGCTCAAGAAGCAGGAAGATGTTAAAGTCCAGAAGGCGGAAAACTAA
- a CDS encoding tail fiber assembly protein: MKMQSDVYPQPFIISPRGHDSCYLLFTDQVTPFEMDGQTFYQYEAYVLTEPCRDTLEQEITDQYDLWLQKAKDADRQQQALQVRQRRNRLLSQCDWTQMPDVDSNIAQGFRDYRQALRDIPQQEQFPYDVQWPSSPSINE; the protein is encoded by the coding sequence ATGAAAATGCAAAGCGACGTATATCCTCAGCCTTTTATAATCAGCCCCCGCGGTCACGATTCTTGTTACCTCCTTTTCACCGATCAGGTCACTCCCTTTGAAATGGATGGTCAGACCTTTTATCAGTATGAAGCCTATGTCTTAACCGAACCGTGCCGAGATACCCTGGAACAAGAGATTACCGATCAATACGATCTGTGGCTCCAAAAGGCTAAAGATGCCGACCGCCAGCAGCAAGCCCTCCAAGTCCGGCAGCGGCGCAACCGTTTGCTTAGCCAATGCGATTGGACACAGATGCCTGACGTCGATTCCAATATCGCTCAGGGTTTTCGAGACTACCGGCAAGCATTGCGCGATATCCCCCAGCAGGAACAATTTCCTTATGATGTCCAATGGCCCTCTTCTCCCAGCATCAATGAATAA
- a CDS encoding BppU family phage baseplate upper protein, translating to MKRTYPLSLDLYQSTQVAPLSLKQNDSTVLSLTLLERGKPFDLQGCRPILYVKKSDLTLVIQTDGISITDAASGVLEIELDDQCTACAGCARFELFLVKEQESISSYVFDILFLPNLEGQEPSESAVDFLPQLNQAVLEGRELRDDLTDLIGQGQTTQGQLQTAAENAQKAADRANQAAESAESLGDEAIQIANQAKTLAQQAKTTADSSAEDSSTALSTAQDAQDTANSIASEASSAQQTAQSALNIVESLQSNLANHLALQSELGSADLDSITTMGIFPQGYSSNATAERHYPDTSAGFLQVLSNGSKVYQIYYTQNTSKIFWRHLYLAAWEPWSQIYPSITHQAAKKTSVCTQGHSLTGMLSCTISQYPDGYMSIDGICTWNNMNFNQLHTDGRRIPLQNSISIVFPKTFTEIPSVTVQQMGSDSYVSPLWIPISVEKDRVSGYPSIWDGGKDIVAPEVLFHVSAFGKYQA from the coding sequence ATGAAACGCACCTATCCTCTCTCTCTGGATTTGTATCAATCCACTCAGGTCGCCCCACTATCCCTCAAGCAAAACGATTCCACCGTATTGTCCTTGACCCTCCTGGAACGTGGGAAGCCCTTTGATTTACAGGGATGCCGGCCAATCCTCTATGTCAAGAAATCCGATCTCACGTTGGTCATCCAGACAGATGGGATCTCCATCACCGACGCCGCTTCAGGGGTTCTCGAAATTGAACTGGATGATCAATGTACGGCCTGTGCCGGATGCGCCCGTTTTGAACTTTTTCTGGTGAAAGAGCAGGAGAGCATCTCGTCTTATGTCTTTGACATCCTTTTTTTACCCAATTTAGAGGGACAAGAACCTTCCGAATCGGCAGTTGATTTTTTGCCTCAATTGAACCAGGCCGTTTTAGAAGGAAGAGAACTCCGGGATGATTTGACCGATCTCATCGGCCAAGGACAAACCACACAAGGGCAATTGCAGACCGCAGCTGAAAATGCTCAGAAAGCTGCTGACCGTGCCAATCAAGCCGCTGAATCGGCTGAATCCCTCGGTGATGAGGCCATCCAAATCGCCAACCAGGCGAAAACTCTGGCACAGCAGGCCAAAACCACAGCTGACAGCAGTGCAGAAGACTCCAGTACCGCTCTCTCCACGGCACAAGATGCCCAAGATACCGCCAATTCCATCGCCTCTGAAGCCAGCAGTGCTCAGCAGACAGCCCAGTCCGCCTTGAATATTGTGGAGAGCCTACAGTCAAATCTGGCCAACCATCTGGCCCTCCAGTCTGAACTGGGCTCCGCCGATTTGGACTCCATTACCACCATGGGTATTTTCCCTCAGGGATACTCATCCAATGCCACAGCTGAACGTCATTACCCTGATACCAGCGCTGGTTTCCTACAGGTCCTGAGCAATGGAAGCAAGGTCTATCAGATCTATTATACGCAAAATACCTCTAAAATCTTTTGGCGGCATCTCTATTTGGCGGCATGGGAACCGTGGAGTCAAATTTATCCATCCATCACCCACCAAGCGGCTAAGAAAACATCGGTTTGCACACAAGGCCATTCTTTGACGGGTATGCTGTCCTGTACCATCTCCCAATATCCCGATGGGTATATGTCCATCGACGGCATCTGTACTTGGAACAACATGAACTTCAATCAGCTGCATACCGACGGCCGGCGCATCCCCTTACAGAATTCTATCAGTATCGTGTTTCCCAAGACCTTTACTGAGATCCCTTCTGTTACCGTCCAACAAATGGGATCCGATTCCTATGTCTCCCCTTTGTGGATCCCTATCAGCGTGGAAAAAGACAGGGTATCCGGATATCCCAGCATCTGGGATGGCGGAAAAGACATCGTCGCTCCTGAAGTTCTCTTTCATGTATCCGCTTTTGGAAAATATCAAGCTTAA
- a CDS encoding helix-turn-helix domain-containing protein, which translates to MQEHNIFRAYRMKSGFTQCQLADLLDVDQTTISKWENGVAYPHVAVLLQFSRLVRADPRQLFDGIVKMERQKSRRSAM; encoded by the coding sequence GTGCAAGAACATAACATTTTTCGCGCCTACCGCATGAAATCCGGATTTACACAATGTCAGCTGGCCGACTTATTGGATGTAGATCAAACCACCATCTCCAAATGGGAAAATGGCGTGGCATATCCTCATGTAGCGGTTCTGTTGCAGTTCTCCCGCCTTGTCCGGGCCGATCCGCGGCAGCTCTTTGATGGTATTGTCAAAATGGAACGTCAGAAATCCCGCCGTTCCGCCATGTGA
- a CDS encoding helix-turn-helix domain-containing protein has protein sequence MIGENIRAAREAKGYKQIDLARRMHISPTRLNFWEKNKREPNIQMLQKLSYVLEVSCDYLIFGKEALKRGPVLTEEKQVQDILDQNTIKLAQKLIKAGVLKEGEDLTQGQLEKILRVLRIVLEDVDE, from the coding sequence ATGATAGGGGAAAACATTAGAGCGGCCAGAGAGGCGAAGGGATACAAACAAATTGACTTGGCCAGACGAATGCATATCTCACCCACTCGACTCAACTTCTGGGAAAAAAACAAGAGAGAACCCAACATCCAGATGCTTCAGAAACTTTCCTATGTTTTAGAAGTGAGCTGTGACTACTTGATTTTTGGCAAAGAGGCCTTAAAAAGAGGTCCAGTACTCACAGAGGAAAAACAGGTGCAGGACATTTTGGATCAGAACACCATAAAATTGGCGCAGAAATTGATCAAAGCAGGAGTACTAAAGGAAGGGGAAGATCTGACACAGGGACAATTGGAGAAGATCCTACGGGTACTTCGTATCGTCTTGGAGGATGTGGACGAGTAG
- a CDS encoding manganese catalase family protein — protein MEHFHASVGTEELAHLEMVATLVHQLTRDLSMEEIKKAGFSDYFVDHTTGVYPVAASGAPFTASYLQVKGDPITDLHEDLAAEQKARSTYDNILRFTDDPDVRDPIKFLREREIVHYQRFGEGLRLVQEKLDYRNFYAFNPSFDKPTGPNCK, from the coding sequence TTGGAACATTTTCATGCTTCTGTAGGTACAGAAGAGCTGGCCCATCTGGAGATGGTGGCTACCTTGGTCCATCAGCTGACCCGTGATCTCTCGATGGAAGAGATTAAAAAAGCCGGCTTCTCCGACTACTTTGTGGATCATACCACTGGAGTCTATCCGGTAGCCGCTTCCGGCGCGCCTTTTACCGCCTCTTACCTCCAAGTCAAAGGCGACCCCATCACAGACCTCCACGAAGACCTCGCTGCCGAACAAAAAGCACGGAGTACTTACGATAACATCCTCCGTTTTACCGATGATCCCGATGTCCGTGATCCCATTAAGTTCCTGCGGGAACGTGAAATCGTCCATTATCAGAGGTTTGGCGAAGGGCTTCGCCTCGTACAAGAAAAATTGGATTATCGCAACTTCTATGCCTTTAATCCCTCCTTCGATAAACCTACTGGTCCTAATTGCAAATAG